Proteins encoded in a region of the Saccharothrix ecbatanensis genome:
- a CDS encoding LacI family DNA-binding transcriptional regulator: protein MSRPVRPRYGIREVAAAAGVSVGTVSNVLNNPDLVASETRERVEQAMRQVGFVRNGLAHQLRLGRSNTAAAMVLSIGNPFFTEAARGIEDRLAQADCMLILCSTDKDSGREARQLRSLEEQGVRGLIITPGHMQTEPLLALQRRGIPVVLLDCPSPTPELCSVSVDDVHGGELVATHLLSQGHRQILFLNGCREVYQCVARSRGVHRALQAEGLEPSRHLLEVSLTDVDDDDAERAVEQILGLPEWPTAIMCVNDVVALGVLRCLRKRGIKVPDDIAVVGYDDVSFAAELSTPLTTVRQPTYQLGYTAAALLLADADGATDHQRVVLQPELVVRDSA from the coding sequence ATGTCCCGACCGGTCCGCCCGCGATACGGCATCCGCGAGGTTGCCGCGGCCGCCGGCGTCTCCGTCGGCACCGTCTCGAACGTGCTCAACAACCCCGACCTGGTCGCGTCGGAAACCCGCGAACGAGTCGAGCAGGCGATGCGCCAGGTCGGGTTTGTCCGAAATGGGCTGGCCCACCAGCTACGCCTGGGGCGCTCCAACACCGCCGCGGCGATGGTCTTGAGCATCGGCAACCCCTTCTTCACCGAAGCGGCACGCGGCATCGAGGACCGCCTGGCACAGGCGGACTGCATGCTGATCCTCTGCAGCACCGACAAGGACTCCGGCCGAGAGGCGAGGCAACTGCGGTCGCTCGAGGAGCAAGGCGTCCGCGGCTTGATCATCACGCCGGGCCACATGCAGACCGAACCACTGCTGGCACTGCAGCGCCGGGGTATCCCTGTCGTCCTGCTCGACTGCCCCAGCCCGACGCCGGAACTGTGCTCCGTCTCCGTCGACGACGTCCACGGCGGAGAACTCGTTGCCACACACCTGCTCAGCCAAGGGCATCGGCAGATCCTGTTCCTCAACGGATGCAGGGAGGTCTACCAATGTGTCGCCCGCAGCCGCGGCGTCCACCGGGCCCTACAGGCTGAAGGGCTGGAGCCGTCCCGGCACCTACTCGAGGTTTCCCTGACCGACGTCGACGACGACGACGCGGAGCGCGCAGTCGAACAGATTCTGGGCTTGCCCGAATGGCCGACCGCCATCATGTGCGTCAATGACGTCGTAGCCCTCGGCGTGCTGCGCTGCCTGCGCAAGCGCGGCATCAAGGTGCCCGACGACATCGCCGTCGTGGGATACGACGACGTGTCCTTCGCGGCGGAACTGTCCACACCGCTAACCACCGTGCGGCAGCCCACTTACCAGCTCGGATACACCGCGGCGGCATTGCTGCTGGCCGACGCGGACGGTGCGACCGACCACCAGCGGGTGGTGTTACAGCCGGAGCTGGTGGTACGGGATTCGGCCTAG
- a CDS encoding class I SAM-dependent methyltransferase, whose protein sequence is MLTIDFDRFPVGPTNRVLDFGCGTGRHAFEAYRRGADVVALDRDDTVLKDVRDMFAAMAYVGEAPPTAQANALRADGFALPFTDGSFDRVIAAEVLEHIRADDVALAELVRVLAPGGHIAITVPRWLPERICWTLSEAYHLVEGGHVRIYRRSGLLDMLRQAGLRPIGSHHAHAFHTPYWWLKCAFGPDNDNALVRGYHKALCWEIERGNAMTRFAERALDPVLGKSLVVYAVKD, encoded by the coding sequence TTGCTGACGATCGACTTCGACCGCTTCCCCGTCGGCCCGACCAACCGAGTGCTCGACTTCGGCTGCGGCACCGGACGACACGCCTTCGAGGCCTACCGACGCGGCGCCGACGTCGTCGCACTCGACCGTGACGACACCGTCCTCAAGGACGTCCGCGACATGTTCGCCGCGATGGCCTACGTCGGCGAAGCACCACCCACCGCCCAAGCCAACGCCCTACGCGCCGACGGCTTCGCCCTCCCGTTCACCGACGGGTCCTTCGACCGCGTCATCGCCGCCGAGGTCCTGGAGCACATCCGGGCCGACGACGTGGCGCTCGCCGAACTCGTCCGCGTGCTCGCACCCGGCGGGCACATCGCGATCACCGTCCCCCGCTGGCTGCCCGAACGGATCTGCTGGACGTTGTCGGAGGCCTACCACCTCGTCGAAGGCGGACACGTGCGCATCTACCGCCGCAGCGGCCTGCTCGACATGCTCCGGCAGGCCGGGCTCCGCCCCATCGGCTCACACCACGCCCACGCGTTCCACACGCCGTACTGGTGGCTCAAATGCGCCTTCGGCCCCGACAACGACAACGCCCTGGTCCGCGGCTACCACAAAGCCCTGTGCTGGGAGATCGAACGGGGCAACGCGATGACCCGCTTCGCGGAACGAGCGCTCGACCCGGTTCTGGGCAAGAGCCTGGTCGTCTACGCGGTCAAGGACTGA
- a CDS encoding rhamnogalacturonan lyase family protein: MTAVLTVSLAAASLTANAGPSPTAAPAARVMERLDRGLTAVPTSDGAFLSWRLLGPEQGSGIGFNVYKNSTKLNPTPLTGGTNFTDRTAGSGTYTVRAVVDGKEQVASPPATVFGNGYGNIPLASIPGAAAADYYVQHGWPGDLDGDGRYEVVVSRLPFAAGRPSYLEAYSLSGARLWRVDLGPASYTRLGGNGANEPAPAAISGYGDVAGFRNDDNVTVYDLDLDGRAEVLVHTANGVRFADGRTVSAPAANQFVSVIDGRTGAERARAAVPTDLVANGPSGGHFGVGYLDGVRPSLITKMVNRTGAGTGGFNTLYVAWDYDGSRLTQRWKMINNACCSFHQIRIVDVDGDGRDDIADGNKVINSNGTLRYVVPGSIHGDRFHIGDLDPSRPGLEGYAIQQTEGGSSSTFPWYYYDAATGQRLVTGAHSGTSTDVARGTTADIDPGHPGYEYWATVASGEPGAGLFNVRGQRISNRTPSVNFRIWWDGDLGSELLDNTYVEKWNPGSQSVGRIFNPSGVRSSWRAAVPMYGDIIGDWREEILAETTDHTAMRIYTTTAPTSTRLYTLAHNPAYRLGFTVRGYLQSLLVDYYLGTGMSQPPAPNITTVGGDATPEWAMVASDDFRDGTGKWTAELESGGTVQARDGALDIDVPGGATVWFRQKFAGPTIIEYTATPVSAGGANDRVSDLNAFWSATDARSPNDLFASRRSGRLADYDNLKTYYVGHGANGNTTTRMRRYVGEPGNRPLIFDRTEPLLTANRPQRIRLVSDGGKIQYWVDGRLVFDYADSQPYTQGWFGFRTVDSHFTLRDFAVWQPRSTTPPDTTTQTPPTTTSPTTTTTATTTPTTGPGGTCSAAYRTTNAWPDGFQGEVTVTAGASAINGWTVGWTSSSGQSITQLWNGTLNVDGSTVSVGNLSYNGALSPSGSTTFGYTATGNPSTPALTCTTR; the protein is encoded by the coding sequence ATGACCGCTGTGCTGACGGTGTCGCTGGCGGCGGCATCACTCACGGCGAATGCGGGTCCGAGTCCGACCGCTGCCCCGGCGGCCCGAGTGATGGAGCGGTTGGACCGGGGCCTGACGGCGGTGCCGACCTCCGACGGCGCCTTCCTGAGCTGGCGGCTGCTGGGCCCGGAGCAGGGCAGTGGCATCGGTTTCAACGTGTACAAGAACTCGACGAAGCTGAACCCGACTCCGCTGACCGGTGGGACGAACTTCACCGACCGCACGGCCGGTTCGGGCACGTACACAGTGCGCGCGGTCGTCGACGGCAAGGAGCAGGTGGCGAGCCCTCCGGCGACGGTGTTCGGCAACGGCTACGGGAACATTCCGCTGGCGTCGATCCCGGGGGCGGCCGCGGCCGACTACTACGTGCAGCACGGCTGGCCGGGCGACCTGGACGGCGACGGCCGGTACGAGGTAGTGGTGAGCCGGTTGCCGTTCGCGGCCGGCAGGCCGTCGTATCTGGAGGCGTACTCGCTCTCGGGCGCACGGTTGTGGCGGGTCGACCTCGGTCCGGCCTCGTACACCCGGCTTGGCGGCAACGGGGCCAACGAGCCGGCGCCGGCGGCGATCTCCGGTTACGGGGACGTCGCGGGCTTCCGCAACGACGACAACGTGACGGTGTACGACCTCGACCTGGACGGCCGCGCCGAGGTGCTCGTGCACACGGCCAACGGCGTGCGGTTCGCCGACGGGCGGACTGTGTCGGCCCCTGCCGCGAACCAGTTCGTCTCGGTGATCGACGGTCGGACCGGCGCGGAGCGGGCCCGGGCGGCGGTGCCGACCGATCTGGTCGCGAATGGGCCGTCGGGCGGGCACTTCGGAGTCGGCTACCTGGACGGCGTACGCCCCAGCCTGATCACGAAGATGGTCAACCGGACCGGCGCCGGAACCGGCGGGTTCAACACCCTGTACGTCGCGTGGGACTACGACGGCTCCCGGCTGACCCAACGCTGGAAAATGATCAACAATGCGTGCTGCTCGTTCCACCAGATCCGGATCGTCGATGTCGACGGAGACGGTCGCGACGACATCGCCGACGGCAACAAGGTGATCAACAGCAATGGCACGCTGCGGTACGTCGTGCCCGGCTCCATCCACGGCGACCGGTTCCACATCGGCGACCTGGACCCGAGCCGGCCAGGGCTGGAGGGCTACGCGATCCAGCAGACCGAGGGCGGCTCGTCGAGCACATTCCCCTGGTACTACTACGACGCGGCGACCGGCCAGCGGTTGGTGACCGGCGCGCACTCCGGAACGTCAACCGACGTCGCTCGCGGCACCACGGCGGACATCGACCCCGGTCACCCCGGCTACGAGTACTGGGCCACCGTGGCGTCCGGCGAGCCGGGGGCCGGGCTCTTCAACGTCCGGGGCCAGCGGATCTCCAATCGGACTCCGAGCGTCAACTTCCGCATCTGGTGGGACGGCGACCTCGGTTCCGAGTTGCTCGATAACACGTACGTGGAGAAGTGGAATCCAGGCTCGCAGTCGGTCGGCCGGATCTTCAACCCGTCCGGCGTCCGCTCGTCCTGGCGGGCAGCGGTGCCGATGTACGGCGACATCATCGGTGACTGGCGCGAGGAGATCCTCGCTGAAACCACCGATCACACGGCGATGCGCATCTACACCACCACCGCACCGACCAGCACGCGGCTGTACACCCTCGCGCACAACCCGGCCTACCGCCTGGGATTCACCGTCCGCGGCTACCTGCAATCGCTGCTCGTCGACTACTACCTCGGCACCGGTATGAGCCAGCCCCCGGCACCCAACATCACCACCGTCGGCGGCGATGCCACACCCGAGTGGGCCATGGTCGCCTCCGACGACTTCCGGGACGGCACCGGCAAGTGGACCGCCGAGCTCGAGAGCGGCGGCACCGTCCAGGCCCGCGACGGCGCGCTGGACATCGACGTGCCGGGCGGCGCGACGGTGTGGTTCCGGCAGAAGTTCGCCGGCCCGACGATCATCGAGTACACCGCCACGCCGGTCAGCGCCGGCGGGGCCAACGATCGCGTGTCCGACCTCAACGCCTTCTGGAGCGCCACCGACGCACGCTCCCCGAACGACCTCTTCGCGAGCCGCCGATCGGGCCGGTTGGCCGACTACGACAACCTCAAGACCTACTACGTGGGCCACGGCGCCAACGGCAACACCACCACCCGGATGCGCCGCTACGTCGGCGAGCCCGGCAACCGGCCGCTGATCTTCGATCGGACCGAGCCGCTGCTCACCGCGAACCGTCCGCAGCGGATCCGGCTTGTGTCCGATGGTGGCAAGATCCAGTACTGGGTCGATGGCCGATTGGTCTTCGACTACGCCGACTCGCAGCCCTACACCCAGGGCTGGTTCGGGTTCCGAACCGTGGACAGCCACTTCACCCTGCGGGACTTCGCGGTCTGGCAACCCCGTTCGACCACCCCACCGGACACCACCACCCAGACACCTCCAACGACCACATCTCCAACGACGACGACTACCGCAACGACGACACCCACGACAGGGCCTGGCGGTACATGCAGCGCCGCTTACCGCACGACCAATGCGTGGCCCGACGGCTTCCAGGGTGAGGTGACGGTCACGGCAGGTGCTTCGGCGATCAACGGGTGGACCGTCGGCTGGACGTCGAGCAGCGGCCAGTCCATCACCCAACTGTGGAACGGCACCCTGAACGTGGACGGATCGACGGTGTCCGTCGGAAACCTCTCTTACAACGGCGCACTCTCACCGTCCGGCTCCACCACTTTCGGCTACACCGCAACAGGCAACCCATCCACACCGGCCCTCACCTGCACCACCCGCTGA
- a CDS encoding prenyltransferase has protein sequence MDHETARTIAAAQQADGSIPWEPGRHVDPWNHVEAAMGMAVAGLRDEAEAAYTWLARTQNPDGSWFAAYRDGHATDRSRDTSFTAYVAVGVRHHWLLTGDTRFLTRMRPMVSRALDFVVALQAPDGRIPWRLNRFGVATEEVMLAGCSSIHQALLCAADLATDLDQPPTRWRAAADLLRQAITNAPDTFTTKPHAMDWYYPVLCGVLTPATASTRIAEGWDRFVAPGLGVRCVHDQPWVTGGETAELALALATRGRHDTARELLRDIARLRHTDGSYWTGYQYANQVLWPSERATWTAGAILLAHAAIADEPATHQTFTTSLHTDHPATDSPPDGPRSRPTGDTATPSWTAGSSVAT, from the coding sequence GTGGACCACGAGACCGCACGCACCATCGCCGCCGCACAGCAAGCCGACGGCTCCATCCCCTGGGAACCCGGTCGCCACGTCGACCCGTGGAACCACGTCGAAGCCGCGATGGGCATGGCGGTCGCCGGACTTCGGGACGAGGCGGAAGCCGCCTACACCTGGCTCGCCCGGACCCAGAACCCGGACGGCTCGTGGTTCGCCGCCTACCGCGACGGCCACGCCACGGACCGCTCGCGCGACACCAGCTTCACCGCCTACGTCGCCGTCGGCGTACGCCACCACTGGCTGCTGACCGGCGACACGCGCTTCCTCACCCGGATGCGGCCGATGGTGAGCCGGGCCCTCGACTTCGTGGTGGCGCTGCAAGCACCGGATGGGCGGATACCCTGGCGCCTCAACAGGTTCGGCGTCGCCACCGAGGAAGTGATGCTCGCCGGGTGCTCCAGCATCCACCAGGCCCTGCTGTGCGCCGCCGACCTTGCCACCGACCTCGACCAACCACCCACCCGGTGGCGAGCCGCCGCAGACCTCCTGCGCCAGGCCATCACGAACGCACCCGACACGTTCACCACCAAGCCGCACGCCATGGACTGGTACTACCCGGTGCTTTGCGGCGTGCTCACCCCCGCGACGGCGTCAACCCGGATCGCCGAAGGGTGGGACCGCTTCGTCGCACCCGGCCTCGGCGTGCGCTGCGTCCACGACCAGCCCTGGGTCACCGGCGGAGAAACCGCCGAACTGGCCCTCGCCCTCGCCACCCGCGGCCGCCACGACACCGCCCGCGAACTCCTCCGCGACATCGCCCGACTACGCCACACCGACGGCTCCTACTGGACCGGCTACCAATACGCCAACCAAGTCCTCTGGCCATCAGAACGCGCCACCTGGACCGCCGGAGCCATCCTCCTCGCACACGCCGCGATCGCGGACGAACCGGCCACGCACCAAACCTTCACGACATCGCTCCACACCGACCACCCAGCCACCGACTCTCCACCGGATGGCCCCCGGAGCCGGCCGACCGGCGACACAGCTACGCCATCCTGGACGGCTGGAAGTAGCGTCGCGACCTGA
- a CDS encoding carbohydrate ABC transporter permease: MPDVRLLPGRNNYRGLLAAQPFWSWFTVSTVVAVLATVVSVLLCSLAGFAFAKYRFHGRNALFTIMFSSLAVPFAVIIVPLFIMVAKARLTEPYFSLVVPWVAPAFGIFMMRQFTEQSVPDELLDAARMDGCTEFGLFRRVVLPLLRPALGALGVWSFLNSYNSLLWPLIVISEPEDYTLPMGIQALFGATGRQYDLVLAGSVLAAVPSLLVFFLLRKQLLEGLTAGAVKA, translated from the coding sequence GTGCCGGATGTGCGGCTATTACCCGGAAGGAACAACTACCGCGGGCTGTTGGCGGCGCAGCCGTTCTGGAGCTGGTTCACCGTCAGCACGGTCGTCGCCGTGCTGGCCACGGTGGTCTCGGTGCTGCTGTGCTCGCTGGCCGGTTTCGCGTTCGCCAAGTACCGCTTCCACGGTCGCAACGCGCTGTTCACGATCATGTTCAGCTCGCTGGCCGTGCCCTTCGCGGTGATCATCGTGCCGCTGTTCATCATGGTCGCCAAGGCGCGTCTGACCGAGCCGTACTTCTCCCTCGTGGTGCCGTGGGTGGCGCCGGCGTTCGGGATCTTCATGATGCGCCAGTTCACCGAGCAGTCGGTTCCCGACGAGCTGCTCGACGCCGCCCGGATGGACGGCTGCACCGAGTTCGGCCTGTTCCGCCGCGTCGTGCTGCCGCTGCTGCGTCCGGCGCTGGGCGCGCTCGGCGTGTGGTCGTTCCTCAACAGCTACAACAGCCTGCTATGGCCGCTCATCGTGATCAGCGAACCGGAGGACTACACGTTGCCCATGGGAATCCAGGCCCTCTTCGGCGCCACCGGACGGCAGTACGACCTGGTGCTCGCCGGCTCCGTGCTGGCCGCCGTGCCGAGCCTGCTGGTGTTCTTCCTGCTGCGCAAGCAACTGCTGGAAGGCCTCACCGCCGGGGCGGTGAAGGCATGA
- a CDS encoding glycosyltransferase family 4 protein, translated as MSGNGLRVALLCYRGAPHCGGQGVYVRHLSRELTALGHRVEVIAGPPYPRLDRGVRLTRLPGLELFAEPNPFRKPALRELRRVGDWVEYLDWRLRGRYSEPLAFSLRALAYLRSRRHEFDVVHDNQGLGYGLLGVPALGLPLVATVHHPITIDRDLTLQSAEGEAARGARRWYGFTAMQHRVARTLPAVLTVSTAARVEITRCMGVPDRRISVVHPGVDRGVFFVDSDVRRVPGRIVTTASADVPLKGLRHLVAALPDVPDAELVVVGRISPTSPTLHLISELGLRDRVTVRTGLDDVELADLLRSAQVVCVPSLFEGFALPAVEAMACGTPLVTTTAGALPEVVGAHGECALLVPPADPAALAKQLRVLLEDDVLRTAMGTRAAARSERFSWTATAAATADVYRALVHNNRKNGATC; from the coding sequence GCCCTGCTCTGCTACCGGGGCGCACCGCACTGCGGTGGTCAGGGCGTCTACGTCCGGCACCTCAGTCGTGAGCTGACCGCGCTCGGGCACCGCGTGGAGGTGATCGCCGGGCCTCCCTACCCCCGCCTCGACCGCGGTGTGCGGCTGACCCGGCTGCCCGGTCTGGAGTTGTTCGCGGAGCCGAACCCGTTCCGCAAGCCCGCGCTGCGGGAACTGCGGCGGGTCGGCGACTGGGTGGAATACCTGGACTGGCGGCTGCGCGGACGGTACTCGGAGCCGCTGGCGTTCTCGTTGCGCGCGCTGGCGTACTTGCGCTCGCGCCGGCACGAGTTCGACGTCGTGCACGACAACCAGGGCCTCGGCTACGGACTGCTCGGCGTCCCCGCGCTGGGACTGCCGCTGGTGGCCACCGTGCACCACCCGATCACCATCGACCGGGACCTCACCCTGCAATCGGCCGAAGGCGAGGCGGCGCGGGGCGCGCGACGCTGGTACGGGTTCACCGCGATGCAGCACCGCGTCGCCCGCACGCTGCCCGCCGTGCTGACCGTGTCCACCGCGGCACGCGTCGAAATCACCCGGTGCATGGGGGTTCCGGACCGCCGGATCAGTGTCGTGCACCCCGGCGTGGACCGCGGCGTGTTCTTCGTCGACTCCGACGTGCGCCGTGTGCCGGGCCGGATCGTCACCACCGCCAGCGCCGACGTGCCGCTCAAGGGTCTGCGCCACTTGGTGGCGGCGTTGCCCGACGTGCCCGACGCCGAACTGGTCGTCGTCGGCCGGATCTCCCCCACCAGTCCCACCCTCCACCTGATCTCCGAGCTCGGTCTGCGGGACCGCGTAACCGTCCGAACAGGACTGGACGACGTGGAACTCGCCGATCTGCTGCGCAGCGCCCAAGTGGTCTGCGTGCCCTCGCTGTTCGAAGGGTTCGCACTCCCCGCGGTGGAGGCGATGGCGTGCGGCACCCCGCTTGTCACGACGACCGCCGGCGCGCTTCCAGAGGTCGTCGGCGCGCACGGCGAGTGCGCATTGCTCGTCCCGCCGGCGGACCCGGCCGCGCTTGCCAAGCAGCTCCGGGTGCTGCTGGAGGACGACGTCCTCCGAACCGCCATGGGCACACGGGCCGCAGCCAGGTCGGAGCGGTTCTCCTGGACTGCGACCGCGGCGGCCACCGCGGACGTCTACCGGGCCCTGGTGCACAACAACCGGAAGAACGGCGCGACTTGCTGA